The following are encoded together in the Paracoccus aminovorans genome:
- a CDS encoding replication initiation protein yields MALAHKAQGYDVADVERPAGERWVTMSNALTRAGHGLTLAEKRIVAAAVSKLDSRRVLKPGEVPRTKITAAEYAETFEVDLDTAYDQLQSAAKQLYNRSITFYEPAHKRNGKPLPPTRVQMRWVGSVKYQDGEGWVELAWWPDLLRHLTGLQRQFTTYQLQQASALRSAYSWKLLELLMRFESTGWAEYTIEDFAASMDATEKQRENFANIRRKIIEPAVKELTEKDGWLIQWQPIKAGRKVKALRFTFMRDPQGQLPL; encoded by the coding sequence ATGGCCCTGGCGCACAAGGCGCAGGGCTACGACGTGGCCGACGTGGAGCGGCCAGCGGGGGAACGGTGGGTGACGATGAGCAATGCGCTCACGCGGGCAGGCCACGGCCTGACGCTGGCCGAGAAGCGCATCGTGGCCGCTGCGGTGTCCAAGCTGGACAGCCGCCGCGTGCTCAAGCCCGGCGAGGTGCCGCGCACCAAGATCACCGCCGCCGAATACGCCGAGACCTTCGAGGTCGATCTTGATACGGCCTATGACCAGCTCCAAAGCGCGGCCAAGCAGCTCTACAACCGCTCGATCACGTTCTACGAGCCTGCCCACAAGCGCAACGGCAAGCCGCTGCCGCCGACGCGGGTGCAAATGCGCTGGGTGGGGTCGGTGAAGTACCAGGACGGCGAGGGCTGGGTCGAACTGGCGTGGTGGCCGGATCTGCTGCGCCACCTCACCGGCCTGCAACGGCAGTTCACGACCTACCAACTCCAGCAGGCCAGCGCCCTGCGCTCGGCCTATTCCTGGAAGCTCCTGGAACTGCTGATGCGCTTCGAGTCCACCGGCTGGGCCGAGTACACCATCGAGGACTTCGCCGCCTCGATGGACGCCACGGAGAAGCAGCGCGAGAACTTCGCCAACATCCGGCGCAAGATCATCGAGCCTGCGGTCAAGGAACTGACCGAGAAGGACGGCTGGCTGATCCAGTGGCAGCCGATCAAGGCGGGCCGCAAGGTCAAGGCGCTGCGCTTCACCTTCATGCGCGATCCGCAGGGGCAGCTCCCGCTCTAG
- a CDS encoding MobA/MobL family protein translates to MKVGKAGKAGPHAAYIAREGQYADRLERGEKLEATEAGNMPAWAQSNPQAFWQAADAFERKNGTTYREMEIALPRELDADQRAALVREFVRQEIGDRHAYQWAIHTPTAADGQEQPHVHLMFSERQRDGIERDPEQYFKRYNAKAPEKGGARKGYGPSAGQTLTKAERAAELKELRGRWEAMCNAHLERAGVEQRIDMRSHAERGTGLEPERKQLPSQWRGQGRANVIEFRQARAELAEARQELARAVPDARAEVIHLEAERQRREQAQREARERAEREKAQQERQRLERMSSRELAQEIARLRPPRVIDLVERDTVVLQAEAERQALQNRHTEAGSASARARDQAQAWREAHKVQAWFHDKGIGHAPKLRELEQQREEHRAEWQRLGPRIEEASLRVQHVRQQAHQRITAEQAPTLAKVAELEAMQKEKARQEREAEAKRLAQKRIEAEREAVPKDFKLMAQKREMKASGWSDRGEQWKAAPEGLKKLIDGYNAAPKEMRPAILDRILNDGQRREQVRELLAEQRQQYRANDRGMSR, encoded by the coding sequence ATGAAGGTAGGCAAGGCCGGGAAGGCCGGGCCTCATGCTGCCTACATCGCCCGCGAAGGCCAGTACGCCGACCGCCTAGAGCGCGGCGAAAAGTTGGAGGCGACCGAGGCGGGCAACATGCCCGCCTGGGCGCAGTCCAACCCGCAAGCGTTCTGGCAGGCGGCGGACGCCTTCGAGCGCAAGAACGGCACCACCTACCGCGAAATGGAGATTGCCCTTCCGCGTGAGCTGGACGCCGACCAGCGGGCCGCGCTGGTGCGCGAGTTTGTACGCCAGGAGATAGGCGACCGCCACGCCTATCAGTGGGCGATCCACACGCCCACGGCGGCGGACGGCCAGGAGCAGCCGCACGTGCATCTGATGTTCTCGGAGCGGCAGCGCGACGGCATCGAGCGCGACCCGGAGCAGTACTTCAAGCGGTACAACGCCAAGGCCCCGGAGAAGGGCGGCGCACGCAAGGGCTACGGCCCGAGCGCGGGCCAGACCTTGACCAAGGCCGAGCGGGCCGCCGAGCTGAAAGAGCTGCGCGGGCGCTGGGAGGCCATGTGCAATGCGCACCTGGAGCGGGCCGGGGTGGAGCAGCGCATCGACATGCGCAGCCACGCCGAGCGCGGCACCGGCCTGGAGCCGGAGCGCAAGCAGTTGCCGAGCCAGTGGCGCGGCCAGGGCCGGGCCAACGTGATCGAGTTCCGGCAGGCCCGCGCCGAGCTGGCCGAGGCCCGCCAGGAGCTGGCCCGCGCCGTGCCCGACGCCCGCGCCGAGGTCATCCACCTGGAGGCCGAGCGGCAGCGCCGCGAACAGGCCCAGCGGGAGGCCCGAGAGCGGGCCGAGCGTGAGAAGGCGCAGCAGGAGCGCCAGCGCCTGGAGCGCATGAGCAGCCGCGAGCTGGCCCAGGAGATTGCCCGCCTGCGGCCGCCGCGAGTGATCGACCTGGTAGAGCGCGATACGGTGGTGCTCCAGGCCGAAGCCGAGCGCCAGGCGCTCCAGAACCGGCACACCGAAGCGGGCAGCGCCTCAGCCCGCGCCCGCGACCAGGCGCAGGCATGGCGGGAGGCGCACAAGGTGCAGGCGTGGTTCCACGACAAGGGCATTGGTCATGCGCCCAAGCTGCGCGAGCTGGAACAGCAGCGCGAGGAACACCGCGCCGAGTGGCAACGACTTGGGCCGCGCATCGAGGAGGCCAGCTTGCGCGTGCAGCACGTGCGCCAGCAGGCGCACCAGCGCATCACCGCCGAGCAGGCGCCGACGCTGGCCAAGGTGGCCGAGCTGGAGGCCATGCAGAAGGAGAAGGCCCGCCAGGAGCGCGAGGCCGAGGCCAAGCGGCTTGCGCAAAAGCGCATCGAGGCCGAGCGGGAGGCGGTGCCCAAGGACTTCAAGCTGATGGCGCAGAAGCGCGAAATGAAGGCCAGCGGCTGGAGCGATCGGGGCGAGCAGTGGAAGGCCGCGCCGGAGGGCTTGAAGAAGCTGATCGACGGCTACAACGCCGCACCGAAGGAGATGCGCCCCGCCATCCTCGACCGCATCCTCAACGATGGCCAGCGCCGCGAGCAGGTGCGCGAGCTGCTGGCCGAGCAGCGGCAGCAGTACCGCGCCAACGACCGAGGCATGAGCCGCTAG